The Porites lutea chromosome 4, jaPorLute2.1, whole genome shotgun sequence genome contains a region encoding:
- the LOC140933658 gene encoding major facilitator superfamily domain-containing protein 6-like, whose translation MEKASSTPKDDNPSTQCQKFEAESTRITKRILRSVDKDLVVPKMSFFFFFMATGAFLPYLGVFYKQLWLSARQSGILLGVRPFVKMLCSPLWGMVTDICNRPKLILLISILGTAVAHFSQSIVSPFNLPCYPEPNNGTNFSFNGHNFPRGYASTDRSSRRSGLPEAESGSRDGQPVLTSRGKINILQSWSNETTASQLSSDVENMVDSVDYNMERKFQKESDEVYHPLSSRTIREVEIIEEIEPKHEDKPRQLPGEKQSRILTKNKRREKLNMKNDFRVKDNQTIFITLLVIVFLGEFIAAPAPMLTDSGTLSILSGREHEYGRQRLFGSIGWGIGSLLSGAVVTAFNSCPFEDSINYVPCFYVFAASMILDFFVGLFFRFPSAPPKHETTTESEFWRGVKIFWNLKNGAFIFTLLFLGFSHSLQLSFLFWFLQDIGGTPILFTLIVAVNCLSEVVMFFMATYFVQRIGHDAVLYTGLICYGLRFLLYSYLKEPWWVLPLEALQGFTYGGVWTASVAYVGPQPGSGATIQGIIHGVYWGLGMAVGGVLGGTMVHVMGARMTFRLESVLSFVILVLFFAVNNFYEKSNWYSQIPSEPQDQETGGEEKDEVDHEK comes from the exons ATGGAAAAGGCATCTTCGACACCAAAGGACGACAACCCTTCGACACAATGCCAGAAATTCGAGGCTGAATCAACCAGGATAACAAAAAGGATCTTAAGGTCGGTGGACAAAGATTTGGTCGTGCCGaaaatgtccttttttttctttttcatggcGACCGGCGCTTTCCTTCCGTATCTTGGTGTGTTTTACAAGCAGCTCTGGCTCTCTGCTCGTCAGTCTGGCATCCTGCTCGGTGTTCGTCCGTTTGTCAAGATGCTGTGTTCTCCTCTTTGGGGTATGGTTACCGACATATGCAACAGACCAAAGTTGATTCTTCTAATCTCTATTCTAGGAACTGCTGTGGCCCATTTCTCCCAGAGTATCGTGTCGCCATTTAATCTTCCATGTTACCCCGAGCCAAACAACGGTACGAACTTCAGCTTCAATGGCCATAATTTCCCACGAGGATATGCGTCGACCGATCGTTCCTCCCGTCGAAGTGGTTTACCGGAAGCCGAAAGTGGTTCTCGAGATGGACAACCTGTTCTCACGAGTagaggaaaaataaatattttacaaagtTGGTCTAATGAGACCACAGCGTCCCAACTCTCAAGTGATGTGGAAAATATGGTGGATTCTGTTGATTATAACATGGAAAGGAAATTTCAAAAGGAATCAGATGAAGTTTACCACCCACTCAGTTCTCGAACAATTCGCGAGGTCGAAATAATCGAGGAAATCGAGCCCAAACATGAAGATAAGCCGCGGCAGTTGCCTGGTGAAAAGCAATCAAGAATattgacaaaaaacaaaaggcgCGAAAAGCTAAACATGAAAAATGACTTTCGCGTGAAAGATAACCAAACAATATTTATCACACTACTTGTGATCGTCTTTCTCGGCGAGTTCATCGCTGCACCGGCTCCCATGTTAACGGACAGTGGAACGCTTAGCATTCTGAGCGGACGCGAACACGAGTACGGCCGACAGAGACTTTTTGGTTCCATTGGATGGGGAATAGGGTCTCTCCTGTCCGGTGCAGTTGTCACCGCTTTCAACTCATGTCCATTCGAAGACAGTATTAACTATGTGCCATGCTTCTATGTCTTTGCCGCGTCGATGATTCTGGATTTCTTCGTGGGGCTTTTCTTCAGATTTCCATCTGCACCACCAAAACACGAGACAACCACCGAGAGCGAATTCTGGAGAGGAGTGAAGATCTTCTGGAACCTGAAAAACGGTGCATTTATTTTCACGCTGCTTTTCCTTGGCTTCTCCCACAGCCTCCAGTTATCGTTTCTGTTTTGGTTCCTTCAAGACATCGGTGGCACACCAATTCTCTTCACCCTAATCGTGGCTGTTAACTGCTTGTCCGAGGTGGTCATGTTTTTCATGGCAACCTACTTTGTGCAAAGGATTGGTCACGATGCCGTACTTTATACAGGCTTGATTTGCTATGGGCTGAGATTTCTGCTATACTCTTACCTGAAAGAGCCCTGGTGGGTTTTACCTTTAGAGGCTCTGCAAGGATTTACATACGGAGGCGTTTGGACAGCAAGTGTGGCATACGTCGGCCCACAACCAG GTTCCGGAGCGACAATCCAAGGCATAATTCACGGAGTGTACTGGGGCCTAGGGATGGCAGTAGGAGGAGTACTGGGAGGAACAATGGTTCATGTAATGGGTGCACGAATGACATTTCGTCTTGAGTCGGTTTTATCATTTGTAATCCTTGTTCTGTTTTTCGCCGTCAACAACTTTTACGAGAAAAGCAATTGGTATTCGCAGATTCCATCTGAGCCTCAGGATCAGGAGACTGGGGGCGAGGAGAAGGATGAAGTGGATCATgagaaataa
- the LOC140933656 gene encoding major facilitator superfamily domain-containing protein 6-like: MIPSSYEPIGSDSPIENGENVDGEGDDASQQSKWRKAIQKLRQVDKSFFVSKAFYFFFYTALGSLFPFFSLFYKQLWLTPGQIGLLLALRPAVKLVCLPLWKMVTDRFSRPKVVYFISILGWTIGYFGQSLVYPTNLPCYGYQSLHSTTSSPNISISNSSVVSVNNITTRSLLQDSHPSESLQKWDPRNYRPLNRKERDQGYLLDNAQSTNLINNFARAPTLLLNEPTKNKGIYANLKGKTGRLNEPSETYSRSLKEGKNKDGVTDADSQENDHEVEREIKADTATSGIVERKKDDVIKVYEKMGSLIPSPKEYDDFRIKFNTWIFRCLILIVILTEIITTPTPMLADIAIVQSLVETKSEYGKQRLFGSLGLSLAAILVAVWVSLNTDCLFTDTIDYIPCFYLFEIAIGATVLVSLFVKFDRPDSEASNGYEFLDAMKLFKNFKNGVFLVTLFAFGFFHSLHYAFLFWYLQDLGGTPVLFSIILLIYCLAEVMMYFVSGYVVEAIGQQGMICLAFACYTARYLMYSYLRDPWLVTPMEMVQGITYGGVWSIAAVYVNAPPEASHMVQSILHGSYWGLGMALGPGISGVIIGVVGAPTLFLISAGICFLLCMFHLGIDIHNKMKFLEEEQEHRLRVQRGETIIKQPKKKERESDFIGAAAAPLVPCLLYAR, from the exons ATGATTCCTAGTTCATACGAACCAATAGGATCAGACTCCCCCATCGAAAACGGCGAAAATGTGGACGGCGAAGGAGACGATGCCTCACAACAATCGAAATGGCGGAAAGCCATTCAGAAGCTTCGCCAAGTAGACAAGAGTTTCTTCGTGTCAAAGgctttctatttcttcttctacACAGCCTTGGGGTCCCTGTTTCCATTCTTTAGCCTGTTCTACAAGCAGTTATGGCTAACTCCCGGACAAATTGGTCTTTTGCTTGCTTTGAGACCTGCTGTAAAGCTCGTCTGCCTGCCTTTGTGGAAAATGGTAACAGACAGGTTTAGCAGACCGAAAGTGGTGTATTTTATTTCGATTCTAGGATGGACTATTGGTTATTTCGGACAGTCATTAGTTTACCCAACAAATTTGCCATGCTATGGGTATCAATCACTCCACTCCACGACTTCAAGTCCAAATATCTCAATTTCAAATTCAAGCGTCGTATCCGTAAACAACATTACAACAAGGTCACTTCTTCAAGACTCGCACCCTTCGGAATCTTTACAAAAATGGGATCCTAGAAATTATCGTCCCTTAAACCGGAAAGAGAGAGACCAGGGATATCTCTTAGACAATGCTCAATCaacaaatttaataaataattttgcaaGGGCGCCAACTTTACTGTTGAATGAGCCCACAAAGAACAAAGGAATATATGcaaatttgaaaggaaaaacaGGTAGACTTAATGAGCCAAGTGAAACCTATTCTCGCTCTCTTAAAGAAGGGAAAAACAAAGACGGAGTTACAGACGCCGATTCGCAGGAAAATGACCACGAAGTCGAACGAGAAATTAAGGCAGATACCGCGACAAGTGGAATAGTTGAGAGGAAGAAAGATGATGTCATAAAGGTGTATGAAAAAATGGGCTCTTTGATCCCAAGCCCCAAGGAATATGACGACTTCCGAATAAAGTTTAACACTTGGATTTTTCGATGTCTGATCTTAATTGTGATTTTGACAGAAATAATTACAACGCCAACTCCCATGCTAGCGGACATTGCCATTGTTCAATCTCTGGTTGAAACAAAAAGCGAGTATGGAAAACAACGATTGTTTGGTTCACTTGGTCTGAGTCTCGCCGCCATTCTTGTTGCTGTGTGGGTGTCTTTAAACACTGACTGTCTCTTCACAGACACAATTGACTATATACCGTGTTTCTATTTGTTCGAGATCGCCATTGGCGCTACGGTTCTGGTATCTCTTTTCGTCAAGTTTGACCGACCTGATAGTGAGGCGAGTAATGGCTACGAATTCCTGGACGCGATGAAGTTGTTCAAGAACTTCAAAAACGGCGTGTTCCTTGTCACGTTATTTGCGTTTGGCTTCTTTCACAGTCTCCACTATGCATTTCTGTTTTGGTATCTCCAGGATCTCGGGGGAACTCCGGTCCTATTCAGTATCATTTTGTTGATCTATTGCCTGGCTGAAGTGATGATGTATTTTGTGTCTGGGTACGTGGTGGAAGCCATTGGTCAACAGGGAATGATCTGTTTAGCCTTCGCCTGTTACACCGCTAGATACCTCATGTATTCCTACCTGAGGGATCCTTGGCTAGTGACACCAATGGAAATGGTTCAAGGCATCACATACGGAGGGGTGTGGTCGATCGCTGCTGTTTACGTGAATGCACCTCCAG AGGCCTCACATATGGTTCAAAGTATTTTGCACGGTAGCTACTGGGGGCTTGGAATGGCACTGGGCCCAGGGATCAGCGGCGTTATTATCGGTGTTGTGGGGGCCCCAACGCTTTTCCTTATATCCGCAGGAATCTGTTTCTTGCTTTGCATGTTTCACTTAGGAATTGATATCcacaacaaaatgaaatttttagaagaagaacaagaacacaGACTTCGGGTTCAACGCGGAGAGACGATCATAAAACAGCCCAAGAAGAAGGAGAGGGAAAGCGATTTCATCGGGGCAGCGGCCGCTCCTCTTGTGCCATGCCTTCTCTACGCAAGATAA